AGAGGAGCAAAACGAATTCTGAGAATGCTTCCTCAAACCCAGATGGTTTAGGCACTCACCGTCATACTTCAGGATCAAAAAACCACAAGCGTTATGCTTATGACTTGGTTAGTCAATTTTTATATTCCATCAGCTTTATCTTCTGTAACttacataaattttttaacaCCATTTGCAGACTGTTAAGGCTGGTGGAGTAGCACCTCCAGTCACTGAAGTAGTGCGTATGACCCATACTCGCAAGGATGGCACTTTCATTGACAAAAGAGCAGAAGGTTTTGTGAAGGCTGCCGAGGCTCTTGCATTGGAGCGATCACAAGGTTCCTGTCTGACTGATGAAACCCCATCAGCACCCTCTACCCAGCAGCTCAACGCTGCTTACATTGAAGTAAGAATCTCCTAATCTAACTTACATAATCTATTTTAATAGCAGAATGAATTTAGTTTTGCATAATGAATTGATCGACACTGTTTTGTTTGTCTATATCCATGagtcttttcaatttttttttcttgtaggtGGCAACCAATGGCAAAGGGCGAGTTTATGGGCTTGGTTCAATTCAGGATATTGATGATGAACCAAGTGAGAATGCACCAGCATCTTTATTTACACATGTGGCAGTTGATGGACGCTTGACCACCATGGAGGGTGTTGTAACTTGCTTGAAGGATGATGTTTCTGGCTTGAAGGAGGATGTAATTGGTATTAAGCGAGGCATTGAGGTTCTGATGAAGATGAATGGAGTGGACCCTGTTACCTTTGAACCTATTCAGCGTGAGAGCGATGCATCTGTTCGAACTCCCCAATCAAGCCAAGAACTTGAACAAAATTCTCCCGTACATTAACTCTGATCTTGGTGTCTTTTGTGTTTATACTAAGTTAAGCTCTAACATCACTAGATGTCTTTTGTAAAAACATCACTAGATGTCTTTTGTAACTTCTGAAGAACATCATTAGAtgtcttttgtaaaaaaattttataattttaatggtatttgaatgtttaaattaattattatgttgtttaatgctttaaatttgatttcaaaCTATTAATCAGtacagtttaaaaaataaatcaaaataaataataaagccACAGAAAAGCACATATAAATTTGTggcaatttttaaaataaaaccacAGATTTCCACATAATAAGTTGTAGTTATACAAGCCACAAATACAAATAATTGTGGTTATTTTGTGTCTAAATTTCCACAAAACGTTTTGTTGTTATCAGTAGAAATAAAGCCACGATTTTAAGTGGCACGAGTTGTGGCTAataaaaccacaaaaaaattGTGGCTATTTGCGTATTACATCCACGATTAGTTTTGTGGCTGTTTGTAGAATATTCTCTACGGTTTAAAATGTGGCTTTTTGTAGCAAAAATTGCAACGAATCCGAGTTAGCGCTATTTGTGGCTATTGTCCACAAAAACCGTTTGTGGCTAAGTCGTAGAAGCACAGCACCAAATAACAACGCTTATTCGATTGCCACAAGCCCGTAGTCAACGAAATTTTTTTGTAGCGATTTGTGGCTAAGCGTTAAATAGCCACAAATATTAAGCGATAGCCACAACATTTTTCATGGCTAATTACAGAATTTCTTGTAGTGGTACACAAACACatgtacaaaaaaatatgtgtACATATGGATGTTGATTGTACACATGGATAGCATGAATTATGTGTACATGTGGACATCGAAAATTATATTACGCGTAGATACTATTTTGATTGTACAATATCAATCAACTCTTTACTTCTCAGCTACTGGGGCCTTGCATAGGATGTCCTCATCAACATTGGACGGTAAGCTCTCTTATGCCATTCAGACACACTCTAACATCTCTCTAATGCGAGACTCTACATCAACATAGTAACATATCAAAAACTCCATTGTAGCAGTCATTTTGGAGCTAAAGGTACAAACTTTGGGATTAAAAGGAAGTACCTTGAGCACGGTATTCATAACCTTTTCCACGGAAGTTGTTGGCGACGATGGTTGCAGCATGAGACTTGGTTTGAGAATCAGTGGTGAGGTTGTATAGATGAGTGATTCTTCGATGAGTGTAGTAGAAATTGGAGACTTTTTGTCAGCGGATTCGAACTGTGTAGTGACCCAAATTTTCAATTCTGAAATTTGGGAGATGCaatctgaagaaaaaaaataaacaagaacaagggaGATGATGATTTTGCTTAATACAATGGTAATAATCTTGGTCGTAGATGATGAAAGAACCTGAGTTAATATAATGGCTAGGAATATTGGTAGATATAAGTCTAATCAAGATCTGGAAAAATAGATCTTGACCGTCGAAATTGGAGACAGATCAATGGTTGTGGTGAAAGCCCGCCACTTATCTATTTTATAAGTAAACTAGGCTTTTATGATTGAATTAAGAGATAACTAATTTAGTTAAGAATGAAAAGAATAGTTATAGAAAGTGTGTGAGTAGAAAAATGTGTCTTATTGTGTAATAAATAAGAAGGAATGTGTCCTAGAgtgaaaatatttcaaataaaatacgGGTTTAGTCAAATAAAGTAATTACTGTTCTTTTATGTGTAAAGCTTTGTCAATGTCTTTTGAATAACTAGGAGTACTAGTTcgttttccgcgctacgcgcggataatttacttttaaagttaacaattttacaattttttaaccCCTAACATATACTCTATTTGTTCCAAAAATatagactttttaatattttcacacatattaagaaaacacatcaaactaccataataaatgtattgttttatgtaattttcaattttcaagtcaattaattttcttgaagtttacaattttttcatagaaaacacaaaaaatacatctttgtgaaacaaatttttttttctaaaaagtctatcttAATGGAACGGATGGAGTAGTATaaaaggaggggggggggaggggggggatGACATGGGCTGATTTTGGTTGTTTAAATgttgcattttattttatttttgttcttctaaattgtattttataagtttttaaaatattaagactAAGTTTAGAATACAAAAACTGTTTGAAAGACAGATCGAAAAAGTTGCTTTTAGTTGGGTTTTCTTGAAGATCATCCTATGAATTGTAtaggttttatttgttttttctcaaattcatacattaaacttgaattttatCTTGCCTTAGATGcttttgatgatttttattATGTTGTCAAAGTAAAACTGTGTCGCTAGCGATGAAATGAGCATTAGCTTCCCTGTAAATAAGAGATATTAATCATAATGTATTACATTTTGGGTTCTTGTTTTGACAGTTATTTATTGAACATGTAATCTTTTCCaccacaataattttatatttttcattatttatgcTTTTTAGCTATGTGAACATAGATGCTTAGTTGTTGTGAAAGCTTTACAATCGTTGGtgtatattataagttttatataAGATGGAGGGTATGTTAgaaatgtaaaaattatatttcatatatacatgttttaactaattatataaaattatggaaagtatatatataatctttcaTCAATTACTTTTTACCAATTAggaatttataaattatacaatttgttttaaaagaatAAGTTGTGGCAACAAATATAACGactttacattttatataaagcATTATCATAATAtactaattttaataaaattcatacttaatataactataatattatttataattttttataaattcaatattaagatttataaaGTCATTTATAAGAATTTTATAAGATTTACAAATTGTTATAAGAGTCTATATAtcatttattaaaagtatacaaaatcatttataagaattttaaaattatttataaaaatttaacaaatcatTTATAACAATGTCTGCATAGActtataatcaaataaatatacgTTTTATAAGAAGTTATAAATCTACAAACATGTAATCTCttcgtttcattttaattgtggAGGCTTATGTACAccgaataagaaaatatttaattttgcatatttttaaaataaaaaacaccaTTAtttatacacctaaccatattttaaccaatataaaaataa
The window above is part of the Brassica napus cultivar Da-Ae chromosome C3, Da-Ae, whole genome shotgun sequence genome. Proteins encoded here:
- the LOC106421901 gene encoding uncharacterized protein LOC106421901 isoform X2; the encoded protein is MNILRGSSSGPAKRSRQTCLPPGLNRPATSASLPPGATRPASSASRHPLPSLAAVRSAPERRNMPLLHPQRPNGTLWFGIDDCIRKDVVSTYQSNFWGPWWTYRMVPDEKKVAWWTSFLQQYYWDPKHHSQVRFQWEQILKSSIRDLVSKRRRPEEKKKPDFIGLADWNLMLETWQEEPHQKRSKTNSENASSNPDGLGTHRHTSGSKNHKRYAYDLTVKAGGVAPPVTEVVRMTHTRKDGTFIDKRAEGFVKAAEALALERSQGSCLTDETPSAPSTQQLNAAYIEVATNGKGRVYGLGSIQDIDDEPSENAPASLFTHVAVDGRLTTMEGVVTCLKDDVSGLKEDVIGIKRGIEVLMKMNGVDPVTFEPIQRESDASVRTPQSSQELEQNSPVH